A single Silvibacterium dinghuense DNA region contains:
- a CDS encoding EF-hand domain-containing protein has product MPRKRRITAILAGSLVLGYAGSNWAQGPGNQPRLVLQALDTDHDGQLSAAEIKAAPQSLLTLDRNRDGQLTSDELSPRPENAGASPDELVQRLMAFDKNGDGVLTPDELPARMQSLFERGDTNHDGKLTPEEIRTMAERQGMPAGANGGEHGGGGRMQMDPLLAALDTDHDGVISAQEIAVSSTSLLVLDKNGDGVIEAEEMRVRQQSPEQRVEHILGEFDTNRDGKLSKAECPDRMQQQFEKMDTNGDGFLDKDELLAYFKTMSDGPRGGRAGGDHGPGEQKEQNQ; this is encoded by the coding sequence ATGCCGAGAAAGAGAAGAATCACTGCGATTCTAGCGGGGTCGCTTGTATTGGGGTATGCGGGAAGCAACTGGGCGCAGGGGCCTGGGAATCAGCCGCGCCTGGTGTTGCAGGCGCTGGATACGGATCATGACGGGCAACTGTCGGCAGCGGAGATCAAGGCCGCTCCGCAGAGCCTGCTGACGCTCGACCGCAATCGCGATGGGCAGCTGACTTCGGATGAGCTCTCGCCGCGTCCGGAAAATGCAGGCGCAAGTCCGGATGAGCTGGTACAGCGGCTGATGGCTTTCGATAAAAATGGCGATGGCGTGCTCACGCCGGATGAGCTTCCCGCGCGGATGCAGAGTCTCTTCGAGCGTGGCGACACGAATCACGACGGCAAGCTGACGCCGGAGGAGATTCGCACCATGGCTGAGCGTCAGGGAATGCCCGCGGGTGCGAATGGCGGCGAGCATGGTGGCGGTGGCCGGATGCAGATGGATCCGCTGCTGGCGGCGCTCGATACCGATCACGATGGCGTGATTTCGGCGCAGGAGATCGCGGTGTCGAGCACCTCTCTGCTGGTGCTCGATAAGAATGGCGACGGCGTGATCGAGGCTGAGGAAATGCGCGTCCGGCAGCAGTCTCCTGAGCAGCGTGTGGAGCACATCCTCGGCGAGTTCGATACCAACAGGGACGGCAAGCTGAGCAAGGCCGAGTGTCCTGACCGGATGCAACAGCAGTTCGAGAAGATGGACACCAACGGCGACGGCTTTCTCGATAAGGATGAGTTGCTGGCTTATTTCAAGACCATGAGTGACGG
- a CDS encoding alpha-amylase family glycosyl hydrolase, with amino-acid sequence MAVLSALLSCAMAFAQSGAPVMSKIDPPNWWTDMPAPMLLVKGENLEGARFTFSVKNLKIAKTTISENGHWAELWLAADPDKPKQMTITAETAKGRATLPFVFEPRRAVSEGFAGFSSRDVMYLIMTDRFADGNEENDGPGAQSSATSAEAQAEREKPRGWHGGDLRGVIDHLDYLQALGITTVWVTPVYQNHEPDSYHGYGATDMYAVDEHYGTLEDYRALADALHKRGMKFVLDTVPNHVGPAIDWVSDPPEPDWFHGTKAEHRVAQGDFAPLVDPHAPWRDRRDVTEGWFANTLPDLNQENPAVEKYLIQNAIWWTEEAGLDGLRLDTFPYVGRPFWQAFHAQLHALYPNLTTVGEVFNGDPTITSAFAGGVTRAGVDTGLYTPFDFPMHFALVKVFAQGAPMTAIADVLRKDALYPHPERLVPFLGNHDTARFLTEAHGDHAAERLGMAVLLTTRGMPQIYSGDEIAMSGGDDPDNRHDFPGGFPGMKQDAFNESNRNAEQQSMYAWTNQLLALRAKSAALNQGEEQVLYVSDDALIYLRTSGEERVLVAVHRGAEDVTLHVKTEMTDAEGRSSAEILFGEGTATAEAEGLAVHLPANSVLVASLTH; translated from the coding sequence ATGGCTGTTCTTTCGGCGCTGTTGAGCTGCGCCATGGCGTTCGCGCAGAGCGGCGCGCCGGTGATGAGCAAAATCGATCCACCGAACTGGTGGACGGATATGCCGGCCCCGATGTTGTTGGTGAAGGGCGAGAACCTCGAGGGCGCACGGTTCACGTTCTCGGTGAAGAATCTGAAAATTGCGAAGACAACCATCTCAGAGAACGGGCACTGGGCCGAGCTGTGGCTTGCGGCTGATCCCGATAAGCCGAAGCAGATGACAATCACGGCGGAGACTGCGAAGGGACGCGCAACATTGCCGTTTGTCTTCGAGCCACGTCGCGCGGTAAGCGAGGGGTTTGCAGGCTTCTCCTCGCGCGATGTGATGTACCTGATCATGACCGACCGCTTCGCGGATGGGAACGAGGAGAATGACGGGCCGGGTGCGCAGTCAAGCGCAACGAGCGCCGAGGCACAAGCCGAGCGTGAGAAGCCGCGCGGATGGCATGGCGGCGATCTGCGCGGAGTCATCGATCATCTCGACTACCTGCAGGCCCTGGGCATCACGACAGTGTGGGTTACGCCGGTCTACCAGAATCATGAGCCGGATAGCTATCACGGCTATGGCGCGACGGATATGTATGCCGTCGACGAGCACTATGGCACGCTGGAAGACTATCGCGCGCTCGCAGATGCACTGCACAAGCGCGGCATGAAATTTGTACTCGACACGGTGCCAAATCATGTTGGCCCGGCGATCGATTGGGTGAGCGATCCTCCGGAGCCGGACTGGTTTCACGGTACCAAGGCCGAGCATCGTGTGGCGCAGGGCGACTTTGCTCCGCTGGTCGATCCGCATGCGCCGTGGCGTGATCGCCGCGATGTGACGGAAGGATGGTTCGCCAACACGCTGCCGGATCTGAACCAGGAGAATCCTGCTGTCGAGAAGTACCTTATCCAGAATGCGATCTGGTGGACGGAGGAAGCGGGACTCGATGGACTGCGTCTGGATACATTCCCTTACGTTGGCAGGCCATTCTGGCAGGCCTTTCACGCTCAGCTGCATGCGCTCTATCCGAACCTGACGACGGTAGGTGAGGTCTTCAATGGCGATCCCACGATCACGTCGGCCTTTGCCGGTGGCGTGACGCGGGCAGGAGTGGATACGGGGCTTTACACGCCGTTCGATTTTCCGATGCACTTTGCGCTGGTGAAGGTGTTTGCGCAGGGAGCTCCGATGACAGCGATTGCGGATGTGCTGCGCAAGGATGCGCTTTACCCGCATCCAGAGCGTCTGGTGCCGTTCCTCGGCAATCACGACACCGCACGTTTTCTAACGGAAGCTCACGGCGACCATGCGGCCGAACGGTTAGGGATGGCAGTGTTGCTGACCACACGCGGCATGCCGCAGATCTACTCCGGCGATGAGATCGCGATGAGCGGCGGGGACGATCCCGATAACCGGCACGATTTTCCAGGAGGCTTTCCGGGAATGAAGCAGGATGCCTTCAACGAGAGCAACCGGAATGCGGAGCAGCAGTCCATGTATGCCTGGACCAATCAGCTGCTGGCGCTGCGTGCAAAGTCTGCGGCGCTGAATCAGGGGGAGGAGCAGGTGCTCTACGTTTCCGACGATGCGCTGATCTATCTGCGTACCTCGGGTGAGGAGCGTGTGCTGGTGGCCGTTCATCGCGGCGCAGAAGATGTGACGCTGCACGTGAAGACAGAGATGACGGATGCAGAAGGACGGAGCTCAGCGGAGATTCTGTTTGGCGAGGGCACGGCTACTGCTGAGGCTGAAGGGCTGGCAGTGCATCTGCCGGCGAACTCGGTACTGGTGGCCAGCTTGACTCATTGA
- a CDS encoding TonB-dependent receptor, whose product MFHPFKTGRAGHRRTIAFILGLVLAMPLCSRLEAQTDTGRIQGSVLDNTGAAIPGAAVTLTDTDTGISTKVVSDAAGNFTFNAIVRGHYKADVQAQGFQSQEQSFEIQVSQVEALNFKLNPGEVTTTVTVTDAASLIDTTTSSTGEVVQGRQITELPLNGRNFTQLAVLVPGVTRGAYGSDAAGANGNSETWRNSDTGSAALSVNGTRAQANNFELDGLDNNDALVNTIIFFPPVEATEEFRVNTSMAPAEFGRAGGAIVQSSIKSGTNEYHGSAFFFDRDKIFDASPNYFSPTTAAPSFHRAQYGGTFGFPILKDKLFGFVDYQGSRSKAPEGETFETVPTALMRTGDFSELLSSGSTITTTVPYNPVTNCSTTAGAKGTIYDPLTCAAFANNAIPTSRMTQAGYNYLNAFPLPNNGAAQGNNTLQNNYVAFPTEVQQFDDFDARLDYKATSRDSFFGRYSYGQDTQIKSSALPNLPAGYGSGTNPVHPRGEAFGWTHVFTPNLVNEFRYGYIHDVYGYVPPDFNEDVSAKLGITNANRNANLGGGAAINGGYLTYTGDGGLYTIPQWSNQFVDEVSWTHGAHTIKFGASIEKRAVQACCGTDSKGYFDYSDAHFTGFSMTDMLAGFVDDYSIGVADNYFTTKNWETGYFVQDDWKATRRLTLNLGGRYDLYTFPYESNNYYSNFNLETLTLQQAGTDGLSRSIVHTDKSNFAPRIGFAYDVFGNGKTALRGGYGIFYFLDRGGFSNQLFDNPDYMGAASYSDLTSQGGYRNNFAGQAPANNNNNQAVDTTLPLPVFGEAVDRNDPVNASLLSVDTHLPTSMIQEWNLQLQQQLTPHSSLTIAYVGTNAQHLRSWFNLNSQVLDEPSGTYLYPQFSSITRGLANGRSNYSGLQVFLNSAMSHGIQYTAAYTWSHTLDDSNGAFSTGTASAGTRIFILPTGPDFKANYGNSDQDQRQVFTFSALAELPFGRGRAFGANMNPILDKVVGGWQLNAIATMQTGSPFDISTSEYFYEAADGSTSLPSASVSNRANLVKPIRYTKSLHQWFDTTSFEHPAVLDANGQASTFVAPGTLGRNQMFGPAYRDLDVSLFKNFPIAPRVMGEFRAEAYNVTNTPAFTNPNGSLDSCTGTAAAVCEGATSGSDTGSFGQINGTRTHSERQLQLAFRLQF is encoded by the coding sequence ATGTTCCATCCATTCAAGACAGGGCGGGCCGGTCATCGCCGGACCATCGCCTTCATTCTCGGGCTGGTGCTGGCAATGCCGTTATGCAGCCGGCTCGAGGCGCAGACGGATACCGGGCGCATCCAGGGCTCGGTTTTGGACAACACAGGCGCGGCGATTCCCGGTGCCGCAGTGACGCTGACCGACACGGACACTGGCATCTCGACCAAGGTCGTTTCGGACGCGGCAGGCAATTTCACCTTCAACGCGATTGTTCGCGGCCACTACAAGGCTGACGTGCAGGCCCAGGGCTTCCAATCCCAGGAGCAGAGCTTCGAGATCCAGGTCTCGCAGGTGGAGGCGCTCAACTTCAAGCTCAACCCCGGTGAGGTGACCACGACGGTGACGGTGACCGACGCGGCTTCATTGATCGACACGACCACTTCCTCGACGGGCGAAGTCGTGCAGGGACGGCAGATCACCGAGCTGCCTCTGAACGGCCGCAACTTTACCCAGCTGGCGGTTCTGGTGCCGGGTGTGACGCGCGGCGCGTATGGCTCCGATGCGGCAGGCGCCAACGGTAATTCCGAGACCTGGCGTAACAGCGATACCGGTTCGGCTGCTCTTTCGGTAAACGGCACACGTGCCCAGGCCAACAACTTCGAGCTCGACGGCCTGGACAACAATGATGCTCTGGTGAACACCATCATTTTCTTCCCGCCGGTCGAGGCGACGGAAGAGTTCCGCGTTAACACCTCCATGGCTCCGGCCGAGTTCGGCCGCGCCGGCGGCGCGATCGTGCAGAGCTCGATCAAGTCGGGCACCAATGAGTATCACGGCTCGGCCTTCTTCTTTGATCGCGACAAGATCTTCGACGCCAGCCCCAACTACTTCAGCCCGACAACTGCGGCTCCGTCGTTCCACCGCGCGCAGTACGGCGGAACCTTCGGATTCCCCATCCTGAAGGATAAGCTCTTCGGGTTTGTGGACTACCAGGGGTCCCGCTCCAAGGCTCCTGAAGGCGAGACCTTCGAGACCGTGCCGACGGCTCTGATGCGTACTGGCGACTTCTCGGAACTGCTCTCGAGCGGCAGCACCATTACGACCACGGTTCCCTACAATCCCGTCACTAATTGCAGTACCACTGCCGGGGCCAAGGGCACGATCTACGATCCTCTTACCTGCGCAGCCTTCGCAAACAATGCGATTCCGACTTCGCGCATGACGCAGGCCGGCTACAACTACCTGAACGCCTTCCCGCTGCCGAACAACGGCGCGGCGCAGGGCAACAACACGCTGCAGAACAACTACGTCGCCTTCCCGACCGAAGTGCAGCAGTTCGACGACTTCGATGCACGCCTGGACTATAAGGCGACCTCGAGGGACAGCTTCTTCGGCCGTTACAGCTATGGCCAGGACACGCAGATCAAGTCTAGCGCGCTGCCGAATCTGCCTGCTGGTTACGGATCGGGTACGAACCCGGTGCATCCGCGCGGCGAGGCCTTTGGCTGGACGCACGTCTTCACCCCTAACCTCGTGAATGAGTTCCGCTACGGTTACATTCACGACGTCTACGGCTATGTTCCCCCGGACTTCAACGAAGACGTTTCGGCGAAGCTCGGCATCACCAATGCCAATCGCAATGCGAACCTGGGCGGCGGTGCGGCGATCAACGGCGGCTACCTCACCTACACCGGTGATGGCGGCCTCTATACGATTCCGCAGTGGAGCAACCAGTTCGTGGACGAAGTCTCGTGGACCCATGGAGCGCACACCATCAAGTTCGGCGCGAGCATTGAGAAGCGTGCGGTGCAGGCCTGCTGCGGTACGGACTCAAAAGGCTACTTCGATTACAGCGATGCGCACTTCACCGGCTTCTCGATGACCGATATGCTTGCCGGATTTGTCGATGACTACAGCATCGGTGTGGCCGACAACTACTTCACGACGAAGAACTGGGAGACCGGCTACTTCGTGCAGGACGACTGGAAGGCTACACGCCGCCTCACGCTGAACCTGGGCGGACGTTATGACCTCTACACCTTCCCCTACGAAAGCAACAATTACTACTCCAACTTCAATCTTGAGACACTGACGCTGCAGCAGGCCGGTACCGATGGTCTCTCGCGCAGCATCGTGCACACCGACAAGAGCAACTTCGCTCCACGTATTGGCTTTGCCTACGACGTCTTCGGCAACGGCAAGACGGCGTTGCGTGGCGGTTACGGCATCTTCTACTTCCTCGATCGCGGCGGCTTCTCGAACCAGCTCTTCGACAACCCGGACTATATGGGCGCGGCGAGCTATTCGGATCTGACTTCGCAGGGAGGCTATCGCAACAACTTCGCCGGACAGGCGCCTGCCAACAACAACAACAACCAGGCAGTCGATACGACGCTGCCGCTGCCGGTCTTCGGTGAGGCAGTGGATCGCAACGATCCGGTGAACGCTTCGCTGCTCTCGGTGGATACACACCTGCCGACCTCGATGATCCAGGAGTGGAACCTGCAGCTGCAGCAGCAGCTCACGCCGCACTCTTCGCTGACCATCGCATACGTGGGTACGAATGCGCAGCATCTGCGTTCGTGGTTCAACCTGAACAGCCAGGTTCTCGACGAGCCTTCGGGCACATACCTCTATCCGCAGTTCAGCTCGATTACCCGCGGGCTGGCCAACGGCCGTTCGAACTACAGCGGCCTGCAGGTCTTCCTCAACAGTGCGATGTCGCATGGCATTCAGTACACGGCTGCTTACACCTGGTCGCATACGTTGGATGACTCGAACGGCGCTTTTAGCACCGGTACGGCCAGCGCAGGCACGCGTATCTTCATCCTGCCGACTGGCCCGGATTTCAAGGCGAACTACGGCAACTCGGACCAGGATCAGCGCCAGGTCTTCACCTTCAGCGCGTTGGCGGAGCTGCCCTTTGGCCGCGGACGGGCATTCGGTGCAAACATGAACCCCATCCTCGACAAGGTTGTCGGTGGATGGCAGCTGAACGCTATTGCCACGATGCAGACGGGTTCGCCGTTCGATATTTCTACGAGCGAATACTTCTACGAGGCGGCCGATGGTTCGACTTCACTGCCGAGCGCAAGCGTGAGCAACCGCGCGAACCTGGTGAAGCCGATTCGCTACACGAAGAGCCTGCATCAGTGGTTCGACACAACCTCGTTCGAGCACCCCGCGGTGCTGGACGCGAACGGTCAGGCGAGCACCTTCGTCGCCCCGGGCACGCTGGGCCGCAACCAGATGTTCGGTCCGGCGTATCGGGATCTCGATGTGTCGCTCTTCAAGAACTTCCCGATCGCTCCGCGCGTGATGGGCGAGTTCCGCGCAGAGGCCTACAACGTGACCAATACGCCGGCCTTCACCAACCCGAACGGAAGCCTCGACAGCTGCACCGGCACGGCTGCTGCTGTCTGCGAAGGTGCGACGTCGGGATCGGATACCGGCTCATTCGGACAGATCAACGGCACGCGGACGCACTCTGAGCGTCAGCTGCAGCTGGCCTTCCGTCTGCAGTTCTAA
- a CDS encoding winged helix-turn-helix domain-containing protein: MKTGEIWKAGRRIKLQSQPFKVLAMLLEHPGEVISKEELQERIWGQDTNVEFEHSLATAVNRIRDALGDSASNPRFIETLARRGYRFIAPVTWLEAAPANSQSSESPGTSEMLSEPAILIAPAEHPAPAPSPAPAESHGTPSRRLSAIPARNLYIGIGLAAALGIFLGFAWGTRNTPSPLPRIIQLTDSGTIVPTGSTIEIPPASVTDGVQIYTSVVSSGQGVLARIPVGGGDAQPLRVPQQVLTASLGDISPDHTELLVKGHLSTEAEEPLWIVPVGGGSAFRVSNVLAHDATWMPDGKSILYATGSQLMTVRLQDGAVSPFTTLSSGRAFWMRWSPDGSLLRFTVVDPVSHATSLWQLATGSHQPRKLLDSWKIAANPCCGTWTADGKYFVFQAISDAGSDLWRLDGASLERPYRITAGPLGFGGPVADRSGGRIYFLGTDSRSQLFAFDTHRNALFPEPDFLSGAIRLAFSRDHQWVAWTDSHDRLWRARADGSERIQLTPNSLHVFLATWSPDGQHLAAMAAEPRQPWNIYILSSDGGSLVPLLHENRNAADPSWSADGKSLVFGRVDDLMGRENAPRSLEIVDLATNKTMTIPHSDGLFSPRWSPDGRYISAITLDQQKLMLYDTLTRTWTTLANSSVADPAWSTDSHAVYIHAFMAEGQPVYRVSVPDGHMERVTNLVGLQAAHPADYYFCGLTPDNSPLVRVRFSAGDLYSLDLEAH, from the coding sequence TTGAAGACAGGTGAGATATGGAAGGCCGGACGCCGGATCAAACTCCAGAGCCAGCCCTTCAAAGTTCTTGCCATGCTGCTGGAGCATCCCGGCGAGGTCATCTCCAAGGAAGAGCTGCAGGAACGCATCTGGGGACAGGACACAAACGTCGAGTTCGAGCACTCGCTCGCTACCGCTGTCAACCGCATCCGTGACGCTCTCGGCGACTCCGCCTCCAACCCTCGCTTTATCGAGACGCTTGCCCGCCGCGGATACAGATTCATTGCCCCGGTGACCTGGCTTGAAGCTGCTCCGGCCAACTCGCAGTCATCCGAATCTCCCGGCACCTCGGAAATGCTCTCCGAGCCTGCGATTCTGATTGCGCCTGCCGAGCATCCAGCGCCTGCACCGTCGCCTGCTCCGGCAGAGTCGCACGGAACGCCATCACGGCGCCTGTCCGCCATTCCTGCGCGCAACCTATATATAGGAATTGGCCTGGCAGCCGCTCTCGGCATCTTTCTCGGCTTTGCCTGGGGAACGCGGAATACGCCCTCGCCTCTGCCCCGCATCATCCAGCTCACGGACTCCGGCACGATTGTTCCCACCGGCTCGACCATCGAGATTCCGCCCGCCTCTGTCACGGACGGCGTACAGATTTACACCTCGGTCGTCAGCAGCGGCCAGGGTGTTCTCGCCCGTATTCCCGTCGGAGGCGGTGACGCTCAGCCGCTCCGCGTCCCGCAACAGGTTCTTACCGCCTCACTCGGCGATATCTCCCCCGACCACACCGAACTTCTCGTCAAAGGGCATCTCTCCACAGAGGCGGAAGAGCCGCTCTGGATCGTTCCTGTCGGCGGTGGCTCGGCCTTCCGGGTCTCGAATGTGCTGGCGCACGATGCCACCTGGATGCCCGACGGCAAGAGCATCCTCTATGCCACCGGCAGCCAGCTGATGACCGTCCGCCTGCAGGATGGTGCCGTTTCACCATTCACAACGCTTTCCTCCGGACGCGCCTTCTGGATGCGCTGGTCGCCAGATGGCAGCCTCCTGCGCTTTACCGTCGTCGATCCTGTCAGCCACGCGACCTCGCTCTGGCAGCTCGCAACGGGCAGCCATCAACCACGTAAACTGCTTGATTCCTGGAAGATAGCGGCGAATCCCTGCTGCGGCACATGGACCGCGGACGGCAAATATTTCGTATTCCAGGCCATCTCCGACGCCGGCTCCGATCTCTGGCGTCTCGACGGCGCTTCCCTCGAACGCCCCTACCGGATCACCGCAGGACCGCTCGGCTTTGGTGGCCCCGTTGCCGATCGCTCGGGCGGACGCATCTACTTTCTCGGCACCGACTCACGCTCCCAGCTTTTTGCCTTTGACACGCATCGCAATGCCCTGTTTCCGGAACCGGACTTCCTTTCCGGCGCCATACGCCTGGCTTTCTCGCGTGACCACCAATGGGTGGCCTGGACAGACTCCCATGACCGGCTCTGGCGTGCCCGTGCCGACGGCTCCGAGCGCATCCAGCTCACCCCAAATTCCCTTCATGTCTTCCTGGCTACCTGGTCCCCGGATGGTCAGCATCTGGCCGCGATGGCTGCCGAACCTCGCCAGCCCTGGAATATCTACATTCTCAGCTCGGATGGAGGCAGCCTTGTTCCGCTACTCCACGAGAACCGCAATGCGGCCGATCCCTCATGGTCTGCCGACGGCAAATCCCTGGTCTTTGGCCGCGTCGACGATCTGATGGGCCGCGAAAATGCCCCCCGCAGCCTGGAAATCGTCGATCTTGCTACGAATAAGACCATGACCATCCCGCATTCCGATGGTCTATTCAGCCCGCGCTGGTCTCCCGATGGCCGCTACATCTCTGCCATCACCCTCGATCAGCAGAAGCTGATGCTCTACGACACCCTCACCCGCACCTGGACCACGCTCGCAAATTCCTCGGTCGCCGATCCAGCCTGGTCCACGGACAGCCATGCCGTCTACATCCACGCCTTCATGGCCGAGGGGCAGCCGGTCTACCGCGTCAGCGTTCCGGATGGGCACATGGAGCGGGTGACGAACCTCGTTGGCCTGCAGGCAGCGCATCCCGCCGACTACTATTTCTGCGGCCTCACCCCGGATAATTCGCCGCTTGTCCGTGTCCGCTTCTCGGCCGGCGATCTCTATTCGCTCGACCTCGAAGCGCACTGA
- a CDS encoding TIM-barrel domain-containing protein, with protein sequence MTESGAPVHCGHLLRSVLLLGMLRPRTLLSCLLLSASLACAQSQIQSHALSNGIEFSANGTTLRIVALRDDILRVRESHDAPLPEDASWAVLTPSRTAQVAVTPQPDGFETQSLRVSVTPDLRITVSDLEGHILQQDSEPVRWDGTRFRISKEKALDDHFFGLGDKPGPLDRAGQSYVMWNTDSFGWQESTDPIYKSIPFFLEFHEGRALGVLFDNTWRTYFDFGHEMPDTYSFGAPNGPIDYYLMYGPAPKQVVEDYAWLTGPTPLPPLWALGFQQSRYSYETETRLMQVADRLRADHIPADALYLDIDYQVKNRPFTVNTEAFPNFPAMVKKLSDDHFHLVVITDLHIADLPNQGYAPYDSGVAGDEFVKNPDGSNYVGPVWPGPSVFPDFTRQKSRQWWGTLYKQFVADGVAGFWNDMNEPAVFRYPTKTMPDDVQHRIDEPGFTPRTANHLEIHNVYGMENSRATYDGLLALRPDERPFVLTRASYAGGQRYAATWTGDNSSTWNHLRQTVPQILNLGLSGFAFSGADVGGFAGSPSPELLTKWLELAAFQPIDRDHAAKGTRDHEPWVDCPEQEAIRKRYIETRYRLMPYLYSVAEETSRTGLPIDRPLFLEFPNATSDGHPFDLDAGSEFLLGSELLIVPNPSPEEVAPYEVHLPPGTWYDFWTGERIDRRGQASGLDLEKRDDLLAQKPLMLTPRLDTLNAYVRGGSILPMAPVTQSTDVTPQGPLTLRVYPDFATGQSCQGEVYTDDGHSFAYRQGAYLRERFTCSVNADGSLTLRETAHEGSYQPWWKSFHVEVYGWQPHQKTVELASGHAALQQHDGVVSTEIPDTGTNLTVTLR encoded by the coding sequence TTGACCGAGTCAGGAGCGCCAGTGCATTGCGGCCATCTCCTCCGCAGCGTTCTTCTTCTCGGCATGCTGCGCCCTCGAACCCTGCTGTCCTGCCTGCTTCTCTCCGCGTCGCTGGCCTGCGCCCAATCCCAGATCCAGTCGCACGCTCTTTCCAACGGGATCGAATTCTCTGCCAACGGCACGACGCTGCGCATCGTCGCTCTCCGCGACGACATCCTTCGCGTGCGCGAGTCCCACGATGCTCCGCTCCCCGAAGATGCATCCTGGGCCGTGCTCACCCCATCCCGCACCGCACAGGTCGCCGTCACGCCGCAGCCCGATGGCTTCGAAACGCAGAGCCTGCGCGTATCGGTCACTCCCGATCTCCGCATCACGGTGAGCGATCTCGAGGGGCACATCCTCCAGCAGGACTCCGAACCTGTCCGCTGGGATGGCACCCGTTTTCGCATCTCCAAAGAGAAGGCGCTGGATGACCACTTCTTCGGCCTCGGCGATAAGCCCGGCCCGCTCGACCGCGCCGGGCAAAGCTATGTCATGTGGAACACCGACAGCTTCGGCTGGCAGGAATCGACCGACCCCATCTACAAGAGCATTCCCTTCTTCCTCGAATTTCACGAGGGCCGTGCTCTCGGCGTGCTCTTCGACAACACCTGGCGCACGTATTTCGATTTCGGCCATGAGATGCCGGACACCTACTCCTTCGGCGCACCCAACGGTCCCATCGACTATTACCTGATGTATGGCCCCGCGCCGAAGCAGGTGGTCGAGGACTACGCCTGGCTCACCGGCCCCACGCCGCTGCCGCCGCTCTGGGCGCTCGGCTTCCAGCAGTCGCGTTACAGCTATGAGACCGAGACGCGCCTGATGCAGGTCGCGGACAGGCTTCGCGCCGACCATATCCCCGCCGATGCGCTCTATCTCGACATCGATTACCAGGTGAAGAATCGTCCCTTCACCGTCAACACCGAGGCCTTCCCCAACTTTCCGGCCATGGTGAAGAAGCTCAGCGACGATCACTTCCACCTCGTCGTCATCACCGACCTGCACATTGCCGATCTCCCCAACCAGGGCTATGCCCCCTATGACAGCGGCGTGGCCGGCGATGAGTTTGTAAAAAATCCGGATGGCTCGAACTATGTCGGTCCGGTCTGGCCCGGTCCATCCGTCTTTCCCGACTTCACTCGCCAGAAGAGCCGCCAGTGGTGGGGCACGCTCTATAAGCAGTTCGTCGCTGACGGCGTAGCCGGCTTCTGGAACGACATGAATGAGCCTGCGGTGTTCCGCTATCCGACGAAGACCATGCCCGATGACGTGCAGCATCGCATCGACGAGCCCGGCTTCACGCCGCGCACCGCGAATCACCTCGAGATTCACAACGTCTACGGCATGGAGAACTCCCGCGCTACCTACGATGGCCTGCTTGCGCTGCGTCCCGATGAGCGCCCCTTCGTGCTGACCCGCGCCAGCTATGCCGGCGGCCAGCGCTATGCCGCCACCTGGACCGGAGACAACTCCTCCACCTGGAATCATCTGCGCCAGACCGTCCCGCAGATCCTCAACCTCGGCCTGAGCGGCTTTGCCTTCTCGGGCGCCGATGTAGGCGGCTTCGCCGGCTCGCCGTCGCCGGAGTTGCTCACCAAGTGGCTCGAGCTTGCCGCCTTCCAGCCCATCGATCGCGATCATGCCGCCAAAGGCACACGCGACCACGAGCCTTGGGTCGACTGCCCGGAGCAGGAAGCGATCCGCAAGCGCTACATCGAGACCCGCTACCGGCTGATGCCCTATCTCTACTCCGTGGCGGAAGAGACCTCGCGCACCGGCCTGCCCATCGACCGGCCGCTCTTCCTCGAATTCCCCAACGCCACCAGCGATGGCCATCCCTTCGACCTTGATGCCGGAAGCGAGTTCCTGCTTGGCTCGGAGCTGCTGATCGTGCCCAACCCGTCGCCGGAAGAGGTTGCGCCCTACGAAGTCCACCTGCCACCCGGCACCTGGTATGACTTCTGGACCGGCGAGCGCATCGACCGCCGCGGCCAGGCTTCGGGCCTTGATCTTGAAAAGCGCGATGACCTACTTGCACAGAAGCCGCTGATGCTCACACCCAGGCTCGACACCCTGAATGCCTATGTACGCGGCGGCAGCATCCTGCCCATGGCGCCGGTCACTCAGAGCACCGATGTCACGCCTCAGGGACCGCTCACGTTGCGCGTCTATCCCGACTTCGCCACCGGGCAATCCTGCCAGGGAGAGGTCTACACCGACGATGGGCATAGCTTCGCGTACCGGCAGGGCGCGTATCTGCGCGAACGTTTCACCTGTTCAGTGAATGCCGACGGCTCACTGACGCTGCGCGAGACCGCACACGAAGGCAGCTACCAGCCCTGGTGGAAATCCTTTCACGTTGAGGTC